The DNA window TGCGCGGGCCTCCGCCGCCTCGCCGCCCGCGGCGCGGCGCCCCCCGACGCCCTCTCCTCCTGCCGGGGTCAGGTCTTGCAATCCGACACGTAGCCCCGCCCCACACCCCTGCCGATGTCGGAATGCAAGACCTGACCCCTAAACAACCTCGGCCCGCGAGTGCTCGAGCAGCTGCGCCAGGCTCTCCTCGAAGCTGTGGCGCGGCTGCCAGCCCGTGGCCTTGACGAACTTGTCTACGTTCGGGATCTGCAGCGTCACATCCGCCGGCCGCAGCAGGCGCTCGTCGAGCCGCGTCGGGATCGGCACCCTGGCCAGCGCCACGAGCCGGTCCAGGACCTCCCCCACCGTCATGGTGGTCGTGCCACCGATGTTGTAGGCCTCGCCCGGCTCGCAGTGGCAGAGCGCCTCCCAGTACGCGCGCATGGCATCCCGCACGTCGAGCATGGTGCGGACGGAGTCCAGATTGCCGTGCCGGAGCTCCGCCTGGTGCCCCCGCTCGATGCGCACCACCTGGCGCGCGAAGGAGGTGGCGAAGAGGTCCGCGCGCCGCGGGTTCAGGTAGGTGAACATGCGCGTGCGGATGATGCGCATGCCGTAACTCCTGAAGTAGCTCCAGCCGAGCATGTCCTGCGCCGCCTTGGACACGGCATAGGGGCTCGCCGGGCGCATGGGTGTCTCCTCGTCGATGGGCACGCGCGAGGGATCCACCACCCCGTAGACCTCGGAGGTGCTGCAGAGCTGGATCGTCGGGTCGAGCCCCAGGAGGCGCACGGCCTCGAGGAGGTGATCCGTTCCCAGGATGTTGTCGGCGAGCACAGCAGCCGGCGTGACGAAGGACGCCCGCACGTTGGCGTGGGCAGCCAGGTGGAAGACCGCGTCGGGCTTCACCTCGCGGAGCACGACGAGGGTGGAGCCGAAGTCCCGGAGGTCCGCCTCGTGCACGGTGACTCGCTCGATGATCCGGGCGAGGTTGTTCCGCGTGGTGCTGTGCCACCTGAGCAGCCCGTGGACCTCGACCTCCGGGTGGCTGTCGACGATGTGCTCGGCGAGGTAGGAGCCGCCGGAGCCGCCGATGCCGGTGATGAGCACCCGCTGGAACGACCGCCCCGCCCGCCGCGCCATGCCGCCCTACGTCCGGCCGGCCGGCAAGTCCGGCCGCTCGTAGAAGATCACGTGGCTGCCCACGGACTCGAATCGGAAGGGCACCCGGAGGAGCCCCGGGAGCGCCGCCGCGACCGCGGCCTGCGCCTCGGGCGGGGTGAAGAGCAGGAGGAACCCGCCGCCGCCGGCGCCGATGAGCTTGCCGCCGGTACAGCCGGCCCGCCGGGCCCGCGCGTAGAGGTCGTCGAT is part of the Candidatus Rokuibacteriota bacterium genome and encodes:
- a CDS encoding GDP-mannose 4,6-dehydratase; its protein translation is MARRAGRSFQRVLITGIGGSGGSYLAEHIVDSHPEVEVHGLLRWHSTTRNNLARIIERVTVHEADLRDFGSTLVVLREVKPDAVFHLAAHANVRASFVTPAAVLADNILGTDHLLEAVRLLGLDPTIQLCSTSEVYGVVDPSRVPIDEETPMRPASPYAVSKAAQDMLGWSYFRSYGMRIIRTRMFTYLNPRRADLFATSFARQVVRIERGHQAELRHGNLDSVRTMLDVRDAMRAYWEALCHCEPGEAYNIGGTTTMTVGEVLDRLVALARVPIPTRLDERLLRPADVTLQIPNVDKFVKATGWQPRHSFEESLAQLLEHSRAEVV